From the Herpetosiphonaceae bacterium genome, the window CAGGTGCTGCTGACCGCGCCGTTTCAGCTTACCAAGTATCTACTGCCCGGCATGAAGCAGCAGGGCTGGGGCCGAATCATCAACGTCGCCAGCGTGCATGGACAGGTCGCCAGCCCATTCAAGGCAGCCTACATCAGCGCCAAGCACGGCATCCTCGGCCTGACCAAGACGGTCGCGCTGGAGGTTGGGGCGCACGGCATCACGGTCAACGCGATCTGCCCGGCCTACGTGCGCACGCCGCTGGTCGAGGGGCAGATCGCGGCGCAGGCGCGCTCGCGGGGCATTCCCGAATCGGAGGTGGTGGAGCAGGTGATGCTCGAACCGGCGGCGATCAAGCGGCTGATCGAGCCGTCGGAGGTCGCGGATCTGGCCCTTTTTCTGGCCTCGGATCGGGCAGGCGCAATCACCGGCGTGGCGCATAACATCGATCTCGGCTGGACGGCGAGATAGAGCAGACCCTCACCCCAATCGCCGCCCAAAGGGCACCCCACGCCCAGCGGG encodes:
- a CDS encoding 3-hydroxybutyrate dehydrogenase; the encoded protein is MMLQGKVALVTGAGSGIGRAIAETFAREGATVVVHDIHPDAQQVAAAIDGVFAQADLSDQALVRQLADAALSVTGRVDILVNNAGFQHIAPVDEFPEEIWNRMIQVLLTAPFQLTKYLLPGMKQQGWGRIINVASVHGQVASPFKAAYISAKHGILGLTKTVALEVGAHGITVNAICPAYVRTPLVEGQIAAQARSRGIPESEVVEQVMLEPAAIKRLIEPSEVADLALFLASDRAGAITGVAHNIDLGWTAR